In one Zobellia galactanivorans genomic region, the following are encoded:
- a CDS encoding precorrin-2 dehydrogenase/sirohydrochlorin ferrochelatase family protein yields MERNELYPVFLKVSNLNILIVGGGNVALEKLSFLLKSSPNAQVEMVSPLFREETIALARKFGITMHTSAYNKSFLKNKHMVVATTDKVEVNEQVYHDCRAQSILVNVADNPPFCDFYMGGIVTKGNVKVAISTNGKSPTTAKRLRQFFEDVIPENIDDLVKNLNEFRKTIKGDFEEKVETLNEFTKGLVNKKES; encoded by the coding sequence ATGGAGCGGAATGAACTGTACCCCGTATTTCTAAAAGTATCCAACTTGAACATTTTGATCGTGGGTGGCGGAAATGTAGCTTTGGAAAAACTGAGCTTCCTGCTAAAATCGAGTCCGAACGCACAGGTTGAAATGGTCTCGCCCCTATTCAGGGAAGAAACCATTGCTTTGGCGAGGAAATTCGGCATCACCATGCATACGAGCGCCTATAACAAAAGCTTCCTGAAAAATAAGCACATGGTGGTAGCCACTACCGATAAGGTAGAAGTAAACGAACAGGTATACCACGACTGTCGGGCACAGAGTATATTGGTAAACGTGGCGGACAACCCCCCTTTTTGTGATTTCTATATGGGAGGGATCGTAACCAAAGGAAACGTAAAAGTGGCCATTTCCACCAACGGAAAATCACCGACTACGGCCAAGCGCTTACGGCAATTTTTTGAAGATGTCATCCCCGAAAACATAGATGACTTGGTCAAGAACCTCAATGAATTCAGAAAGACGATCAAAGGCGATTTTGAGGAAAAGGTAGAGACCCTTAACGAGTTTACCAAGGGCCTGGTCAACAAAAAGGAATCCTAA